The proteins below come from a single Dinghuibacter silviterrae genomic window:
- a CDS encoding FMN-dependent NADH-azoreductase, whose product MNKILYINSSPSGADSQSVKVANALLKKLPPGDVTTRNLDEDVPPFVSKAYIHVVYTDPTQRTAAQKALLRYSDTVIAEVREADIIVIGTPVHNFAIPALLKAWIDQLVRPGATCGKGGRGFEQKKVYVAVASGRLINPEGFVGPYLKAILAEVGLTDITVLTLKGTLQKEIRQEDVDHLIKEIQ is encoded by the coding sequence ATGAACAAGATCCTTTACATCAATTCCAGTCCAAGCGGCGCTGATTCCCAAAGCGTTAAGGTTGCCAACGCGCTTTTAAAAAAGCTCCCGCCCGGCGACGTAACCACCAGGAACCTCGACGAGGACGTCCCTCCCTTTGTGAGCAAGGCCTACATACACGTGGTCTACACGGATCCAACGCAACGGACAGCCGCGCAAAAAGCCCTACTGCGTTATTCCGACACGGTCATCGCCGAAGTCCGCGAAGCGGACATTATTGTTATTGGCACGCCGGTGCATAATTTCGCGATTCCGGCGTTGTTAAAGGCGTGGATCGACCAGCTCGTGCGGCCGGGAGCAACGTGTGGAAAAGGCGGGCGCGGCTTCGAACAAAAAAAGGTATACGTCGCGGTCGCCTCCGGCCGGCTGATCAACCCGGAAGGGTTTGTGGGCCCCTACCTGAAAGCGATATTGGCCGAAGTGGGGCTTACAGACATAACCGTGCTGACGCTAAAGGGGACGCTTCAGAAAGAGATCCGGCAGGAAGACGTCGATCACCTTATAAAAGAGATTCAATGA
- a CDS encoding RNA polymerase sigma factor: protein MSTSNYSDLLPNLFRLEFSKMTAVLCRHFGLKHIELAEDIAGDAFLKASEYWPVHGIPDNPTGWLYTVAKNKARDYLKHTAIFEQKVRDAIKTDEAEPEVEFSDQSIHDSQLAMIFAVCNPVIPQSAQICLALQVLCGFGVEEIAGAFLAKPETIKKRLQRARAQLRNVNFSITVPQQTGPRLDAVLKTLYLLFNEGYFSKTHDRLIRKDLCMEAMRLTHLLSGTPAADALMALFCYQSSRLDARTDDEGQTVLFDEQDKSLWDQSLIDRGNSYLVNAFTGDTVSTYHLEAAIAYWHTTADNSQKWPHILSLYDQLLTLAYSPITALNRTFAFAKVHGHAAAIPAAEKLGLDQMGTYHQLLGFLYTGLQPGKAIHHYQKAIELSASKEERQNLERLQAAASV from the coding sequence ATGTCCACCAGCAATTATAGCGACTTATTGCCCAACCTTTTCCGGTTGGAGTTCTCCAAAATGACGGCCGTATTGTGCCGTCATTTTGGCCTGAAGCACATCGAGCTGGCAGAGGATATCGCGGGCGACGCATTCTTAAAAGCGTCCGAGTACTGGCCGGTACACGGCATACCCGACAACCCGACGGGCTGGTTGTATACGGTGGCCAAAAACAAGGCGAGGGATTACCTCAAACACACGGCCATCTTTGAGCAAAAGGTCCGGGACGCTATTAAAACAGACGAAGCGGAGCCGGAGGTCGAGTTCAGCGACCAATCCATCCACGACAGCCAGCTGGCGATGATCTTCGCGGTGTGCAACCCGGTGATTCCTCAAAGCGCCCAGATCTGCCTGGCATTACAAGTGCTTTGCGGTTTTGGCGTGGAAGAGATCGCGGGTGCTTTCCTGGCCAAACCGGAGACCATCAAAAAACGCCTGCAAAGGGCCCGGGCACAGCTGCGGAATGTCAACTTCAGCATAACGGTACCTCAACAAACCGGCCCAAGGTTGGACGCCGTACTCAAAACGCTTTACCTGTTGTTTAATGAAGGGTATTTCTCGAAAACCCATGACCGGCTCATCCGGAAAGACCTTTGTATGGAAGCCATGCGGCTGACACATCTATTGAGCGGCACACCGGCGGCGGATGCGCTCATGGCGCTCTTTTGTTACCAAAGCTCGCGCCTCGATGCCCGGACGGATGACGAGGGGCAGACTGTTCTTTTTGACGAGCAGGATAAAAGCCTTTGGGACCAATCGTTGATCGACAGGGGCAACAGTTACCTGGTCAACGCCTTCACCGGGGACACGGTGTCCACTTATCACCTTGAAGCCGCTATCGCGTACTGGCATACGACTGCGGACAACAGCCAGAAATGGCCCCACATCCTCTCCCTCTACGATCAGTTGCTGACCCTGGCATATTCCCCCATCACCGCCTTGAACCGCACCTTCGCTTTCGCAAAAGTCCACGGCCACGCCGCCGCCATACCCGCGGCCGAAAAGCTGGGGCTAGACCAGATGGGCACCTACCACCAACTGCTGGGTTTTTTGTATACCGGTCTCCAACCCGGCAAAGCGATACATCACTATCAAAAGGCCATCGAGCTGTCGGCCTCCAAAGAGGAGCGCCAGAACCTGGAGCGGTTACAAGCTGCTGCGAGCGTTTAA
- a CDS encoding GNAT family N-acetyltransferase, with amino-acid sequence MHQVSFRQATADDIPGLATIRAVSWGSETYWITRITGYLAGTVNPQKALEPRIIYVALVEDQIAGFIGGHLTQRFDCDGELEWIDVLEPYRRLGIASRLITKLFQWFIERGAFHICVDPGNDIARQFYKKNGAEMLNQHWMHWPNINHS; translated from the coding sequence ATGCACCAGGTCTCTTTCCGGCAAGCCACTGCGGACGATATTCCCGGTTTGGCAACAATCCGCGCCGTCAGTTGGGGCAGTGAAACCTATTGGATAACCCGGATCACCGGCTACCTCGCCGGCACAGTGAATCCCCAAAAAGCCCTGGAACCCCGGATCATTTATGTGGCGCTGGTCGAAGACCAGATTGCCGGGTTTATCGGCGGACACCTCACCCAGCGTTTTGACTGCGACGGCGAGCTGGAATGGATCGACGTACTGGAGCCTTACCGGAGGCTGGGCATCGCGTCCCGGCTCATTACGAAATTATTCCAATGGTTTATTGAACGGGGCGCGTTCCATATCTGCGTCGACCCTGGAAATGACATTGCCCGGCAGTTTTACAAAAAAAACGGAGCGGAAATGCTCAATCAGCATTGGATGCATTGGCCAAATATCAACCACTCATGA
- a CDS encoding DUF1330 domain-containing protein, with amino-acid sequence MIYITQLIYLHPGEEASFDAFEAVAIPLIARYNGTLLFRIRPAFIEGDAPPPHEVHLVSFPTEADFEAFGKDPERKAVLHLKERSVERIVLIKGNAL; translated from the coding sequence ATGATCTATATCACCCAGCTCATCTATCTGCACCCCGGTGAGGAGGCCTCTTTTGACGCCTTTGAGGCCGTTGCCATCCCCCTCATCGCGCGGTATAACGGAACGCTTTTGTTCAGGATCCGGCCCGCTTTTATTGAAGGCGACGCACCGCCTCCCCATGAGGTCCACCTGGTGTCTTTTCCGACCGAGGCCGACTTTGAGGCTTTTGGAAAGGACCCGGAGCGGAAGGCGGTGCTTCATTTGAAGGAGCGGTCGGTGGAGCGGATCGTGCTTATCAAGGGGAATGCTTTATAG
- a CDS encoding YciI family protein: MKEYALIFHLNDPAMAKPSPQQIQERMNWLAGIVAAGKLANKGNTLSVTEARTVKAGDVVTDGPFTEIKEFIGGYIVVKTETLDEAVQLAKASPLLKVGGSVEVREVMQVYVHQQL, from the coding sequence ATGAAAGAATATGCACTCATTTTCCACCTGAACGATCCGGCGATGGCCAAGCCATCACCCCAGCAGATACAGGAGCGTATGAACTGGCTGGCGGGGATTGTCGCGGCCGGCAAACTGGCCAACAAGGGGAATACCCTTTCGGTCACCGAAGCGCGAACGGTAAAAGCGGGCGACGTCGTCACCGACGGGCCCTTTACGGAGATCAAGGAATTTATCGGCGGGTACATCGTCGTCAAAACAGAAACGCTGGACGAGGCTGTCCAGCTGGCCAAGGCGAGCCCCCTGCTCAAAGTGGGCGGGAGCGTGGAGGTCCGTGAGGTCATGCAGGTCTATGTCCACCAGCAATTATAG
- a CDS encoding cytochrome P450, producing the protein MTSANVLPPKATFRSAVGSLFDPIDFFTANMLKHDAIFRSGLFKFSAYVLHDIDLIKHVLQDNNRNYVKNDKYSFLILLGNGLFTSDGEPWLKQRRMIQPLFHQKSIVHSMEIMISEALKFVHTIREEVDITDEMGKLTLNIVGKSLIGAEDTEQTIGVIREELIKCQRTGSVLLKLPLSRYPEWLTNTVFLRKFKRSMDTLDSIVTNIIERHKTDTERINMLALLLSAGMTDNKQIKDEVMTLLLVGHETTMLALTWTFYLLSQHENIKQKLYEEINAGIGRPENITYEGLKKLTFLDCVVNESMRLYPPAYVFGRKSVDEDWLGEYYVPKNTDIVINVWGLHRNPKYWAEADTFDPSRFEGVDASKMPFIPFGIGPRMCIGAAFAFLEIKVILTAFLLAYDFSVVNTTVYPHPLITLTSNQNIRLRLFKRNNL; encoded by the coding sequence GTGACATCTGCAAACGTCCTTCCTCCCAAAGCAACGTTCAGGAGTGCTGTCGGCTCTCTTTTTGACCCGATCGACTTCTTTACGGCCAACATGCTGAAGCATGACGCCATCTTTCGTTCCGGGTTGTTCAAATTCTCGGCCTACGTCCTTCATGACATCGACCTGATCAAACATGTGTTGCAAGACAACAACCGGAATTATGTAAAAAACGACAAGTATAGTTTTCTGATCCTTTTGGGGAACGGCCTGTTTACCAGCGACGGTGAGCCCTGGCTCAAACAAAGAAGGATGATCCAGCCGCTGTTTCACCAAAAAAGCATTGTCCATTCCATGGAGATCATGATCTCCGAGGCGTTGAAGTTTGTCCATACTATCCGCGAGGAAGTAGACATTACGGACGAGATGGGCAAGCTGACCTTGAATATCGTAGGGAAGTCGCTGATCGGCGCGGAAGACACAGAACAAACCATTGGCGTCATCAGGGAAGAGCTGATCAAGTGCCAACGCACCGGTAGCGTCTTGTTAAAGCTTCCATTGAGCCGGTACCCGGAATGGCTGACAAACACCGTCTTCCTGCGAAAGTTCAAGCGATCCATGGATACCCTGGACAGTATCGTCACCAACATTATCGAACGGCACAAGACAGACACGGAAAGGATCAACATGCTGGCCCTCCTCCTTAGCGCCGGCATGACCGACAACAAGCAAATAAAGGACGAGGTCATGACGCTGCTGCTGGTGGGGCACGAAACCACGATGCTGGCGCTGACCTGGACTTTCTATCTCCTTTCGCAACATGAAAATATCAAACAAAAACTCTATGAAGAAATAAACGCCGGGATCGGGCGCCCCGAAAACATCACCTACGAAGGGTTGAAAAAGCTGACTTTTCTGGACTGCGTGGTGAACGAAAGCATGCGGCTTTATCCACCGGCTTATGTCTTTGGGCGTAAGTCGGTTGATGAGGATTGGCTGGGGGAATACTATGTCCCGAAAAATACCGACATCGTCATCAACGTCTGGGGCCTGCACCGCAATCCCAAATATTGGGCGGAGGCGGACACCTTCGATCCGTCCCGGTTTGAGGGCGTTGATGCTTCCAAAATGCCGTTCATCCCCTTTGGCATCGGCCCCAGGATGTGTATTGGCGCTGCCTTTGCCTTTTTGGAAATCAAAGTCATCCTCACCGCCTTTCTTTTGGCGTATGATTTTTCGGTGGTCAATACAACCGTCTATCCGCACCCCCTGATCACGCTTACCTCCAATCAAAACATCCGGTTGCGTCTGTTCAAAAGAAATAACCTATAA
- a CDS encoding methyltransferase family protein: MNQLLNHIEKRVCLKNKLLVWVLMSLAILICLILPSIPNLFLGKYESSLAVEQLLFWLAWFVWHGIFFARNRLRYMKSKVNPYKHAFYRDIIWGVAFGVSQMLRPFYYCLVSGSFIFHFLRFFGGGALIFLGLGIMLAGFQVIGLSRAGFIDEFIHIHQNSIFKTSGIYSYVRHPLFSGAIFASLGSAMLAENRYIILLGVINCLILPVYAYLEDTRLCRIWGHPYKEYLRQTNAFFPNLNKLFS, from the coding sequence ATGAATCAGCTTCTAAACCACATTGAGAAAAGGGTTTGTCTGAAAAACAAACTCCTGGTCTGGGTCCTTATGTCGCTTGCCATCCTGATCTGCCTGATTTTGCCGTCCATCCCCAACCTGTTCCTGGGAAAGTATGAAAGCTCGCTGGCCGTCGAGCAGCTCCTCTTCTGGCTTGCCTGGTTTGTCTGGCACGGCATTTTTTTCGCCAGGAACCGGCTCCGGTATATGAAAAGCAAGGTCAACCCCTACAAACATGCCTTTTACAGGGACATCATCTGGGGCGTGGCGTTCGGGGTCTCCCAGATGTTGCGTCCTTTCTACTATTGCCTCGTTTCCGGTTCTTTTATTTTCCATTTTCTCCGGTTCTTTGGGGGCGGCGCCCTGATCTTCCTCGGGCTGGGTATTATGCTGGCAGGTTTCCAGGTCATCGGTCTTTCTAGGGCGGGGTTTATTGATGAATTCATACATATCCATCAAAACAGTATATTTAAGACCAGCGGTATCTATTCCTACGTCCGCCACCCCTTGTTTTCCGGGGCGATATTTGCCTCTTTGGGCTCGGCGATGCTGGCGGAAAACCGCTATATTATCCTGCTGGGCGTGATCAACTGCCTGATCCTCCCGGTCTATGCTTACCTGGAAGACACCCGCCTTTGCAGGATATGGGGACATCCGTATAAAGAATATCTTCGTCAGACCAATGCTTTTTTCCCAAACCTCAATAAGCTGTTTTCTTGA
- a CDS encoding LytR/AlgR family response regulator transcription factor, whose product MSIQTIILEDEERSLKVMSNLIERYTNDIALAGSAGYVDKGVRLISETQPELVFLDVRLADGTGFDVLKKLPERDFELIFVTAYEEYAVDAIRASASDYLLKPIGIPEFEQAVSRVRAKICEKKKRLSFPDRKIGVATQAGYEFIETKDITWCTAEGSYTHFYMQGGLRMLSTRNLGFYEELLDAQYFFRIHHSTIINLRFLKSFIKGRNSFVVLMDGTKLEISQRRKAEFLDMFFPEK is encoded by the coding sequence ATGTCTATACAAACCATTATTCTGGAAGACGAAGAGCGCAGCCTCAAGGTGATGTCAAACCTAATTGAACGGTATACCAACGACATTGCGCTGGCCGGCTCTGCAGGGTACGTTGACAAGGGCGTGCGGCTTATTTCGGAGACGCAGCCGGAACTGGTATTTCTGGACGTCCGGCTCGCGGACGGCACCGGGTTCGATGTGCTCAAAAAGCTTCCCGAGCGGGACTTCGAGCTGATCTTTGTCACCGCGTATGAAGAATACGCCGTGGACGCTATCCGTGCTTCCGCTTCCGACTACCTGTTGAAACCCATCGGTATCCCTGAATTCGAACAAGCCGTCAGCCGGGTCAGGGCAAAAATTTGCGAGAAAAAGAAACGCTTGTCCTTCCCGGACCGTAAGATCGGTGTCGCCACCCAGGCCGGCTATGAATTTATCGAAACAAAAGACATCACCTGGTGCACCGCGGAGGGCAGCTATACCCATTTCTATATGCAGGGAGGGCTGCGGATGCTCTCCACCCGGAACCTGGGTTTTTATGAAGAACTGCTGGACGCCCAATATTTTTTCCGGATCCATCATTCCACCATCATCAACCTCCGTTTCCTGAAAAGCTTTATCAAGGGCCGGAACAGCTTTGTCGTTTTGATGGATGGGACCAAGCTGGAGATTTCTCAGCGGCGGAAGGCGGAGTTTCTGGATATGTTTTTCCCGGAAAAATAA
- a CDS encoding DUF2268 domain-containing putative Zn-dependent protease (predicted Zn-dependent protease with a strongly conserved HExxH motif), with protein sequence MLTFALFSLLLRPWPLVSTTDITHFWKAYDSVVTVTDTVAQDSFIQRLYLDQGSAGLKDISAIRHWTAARIRMSIDAHPAFWSSIRGKTLAIPEEAPRIRELMQRYRKLYPSFREPEVYFVIGYLGTGGTTTQTRVLIGSEIASGDSTVDAEGLNPVLQKFYKTNRGIPYLVAHELTHTQQQGGDMEDRRATNLLGFCLAEGMCDFMAERLLEKPLTQPYITYGLQHDRELWTLFKTQMHGRDISGWLYNMGSSVAVSDLGYYMGYAICKSYYERSADKQQALHDILTLPLEDTAFLDDFIRRSGYDHP encoded by the coding sequence ATGCTCACATTCGCCCTTTTTTCATTGCTGCTTCGCCCATGGCCACTGGTCAGCACCACCGACATTACCCACTTCTGGAAAGCCTATGACAGCGTCGTCACCGTAACGGACACGGTCGCACAGGATAGCTTTATACAACGCCTGTACCTCGACCAGGGAAGCGCCGGGCTCAAGGACATCAGCGCCATCCGTCACTGGACGGCAGCGAGAATACGAATGAGCATCGATGCCCACCCCGCCTTTTGGTCCTCTATCCGGGGAAAAACACTGGCTATTCCTGAAGAGGCGCCCCGGATCCGGGAGCTTATGCAACGGTACCGGAAACTATATCCCTCCTTCCGCGAGCCGGAGGTTTATTTTGTCATTGGCTATCTTGGTACCGGCGGCACCACCACGCAAACAAGGGTGCTGATAGGATCGGAAATTGCCTCCGGGGACAGCACCGTCGATGCCGAAGGACTCAACCCCGTCCTTCAAAAGTTTTACAAAACCAACCGGGGAATTCCCTACCTGGTTGCCCACGAACTGACCCACACCCAACAACAGGGCGGCGATATGGAAGACCGGAGGGCCACCAACCTTCTCGGGTTTTGCCTGGCGGAGGGGATGTGCGACTTCATGGCCGAACGCCTGCTGGAAAAGCCGCTGACACAACCCTATATCACGTACGGCCTGCAGCACGACCGCGAACTCTGGACATTGTTCAAAACCCAGATGCACGGCCGGGACATCAGCGGCTGGCTCTACAACATGGGTTCTTCGGTAGCCGTTTCTGACCTTGGCTATTATATGGGCTACGCTATATGCAAATCCTATTACGAAAGAAGCGCGGACAAACAACAGGCCCTCCACGACATACTGACCCTGCCGCTGGAAGACACCGCTTTCTTGGATGATTTTATACGCCGGTCCGGGTATGACCATCCCTAG
- a CDS encoding GNAT family N-acetyltransferase has product MEIKMLSARDLSMFSDLLEVLAEAFGGPFGGSTGSAALLGKPHFLAVVALDGLRVVGGLTSYMLESYTSSRPLLYVYDLAVASAYRRQGIGTGLIRFITAYGRENGFEEIFVQAHRADSYALDFYRRAGATSEEDVVQFSFSL; this is encoded by the coding sequence ATGGAGATCAAAATGTTGTCTGCGCGGGATTTGTCCATGTTTTCCGACCTGCTGGAGGTGTTGGCGGAGGCGTTTGGCGGGCCCTTTGGTGGCTCGACCGGTTCCGCTGCCTTGTTGGGCAAGCCCCATTTCCTGGCGGTGGTCGCGCTTGATGGTCTCCGCGTCGTGGGAGGCCTGACGTCGTATATGCTCGAATCCTATACGTCTTCCCGGCCGTTGTTGTATGTCTATGACCTCGCGGTGGCCTCCGCGTACCGGCGGCAAGGAATCGGGACCGGGCTGATCCGGTTTATAACGGCGTATGGCCGTGAAAACGGGTTTGAAGAAATCTTCGTACAAGCCCACCGGGCCGACAGCTACGCACTGGATTTCTACCGGCGGGCGGGCGCCACCTCGGAAGAGGACGTGGTTCAATTTTCTTTTTCGTTATGA
- a CDS encoding SMI1/KNR4 family protein gives MTPLEQLKALLNERYVTEDENEYQVVLSEGLTDEQIDRLAAQLPQSRIPPDIRELLQFAAGFEFDPVEQVTFDGVGQFGLENIFPHSVQLAGDGYGNFWILDVDKEGEWGNVFFVGHDPAVVVKQSENLTEFIQHLDEFGKKGPASNLDRVHEEICPRIFHKEDGFIDVVPARASGDPVLKAFATGLPDHFVIADLRGKPNHSGFAWGKYGPHIEHAVRHEHELLWGFEKKGGIFKRFR, from the coding sequence ATGACACCGCTGGAACAGCTTAAAGCCTTGTTGAACGAACGATACGTCACCGAAGACGAAAACGAATACCAGGTCGTCCTCTCAGAAGGATTGACCGATGAGCAAATCGACCGCCTGGCCGCGCAACTGCCCCAGTCCCGGATCCCCCCCGACATCAGGGAATTATTGCAGTTCGCTGCCGGTTTTGAGTTCGACCCCGTGGAGCAGGTCACCTTTGATGGTGTCGGTCAGTTCGGGCTTGAAAATATCTTTCCCCATTCCGTGCAATTGGCCGGCGACGGATACGGCAATTTCTGGATCCTGGACGTCGACAAAGAAGGCGAATGGGGGAATGTCTTTTTTGTGGGCCACGACCCTGCGGTGGTGGTGAAACAATCAGAAAACCTCACTGAATTTATCCAACACCTGGATGAATTTGGGAAAAAAGGACCTGCCTCCAACCTGGACAGGGTGCACGAAGAGATCTGTCCGCGGATATTTCACAAAGAAGACGGCTTTATAGATGTCGTACCGGCCCGTGCGTCCGGCGATCCCGTCCTGAAAGCATTCGCCACCGGATTACCCGACCATTTTGTGATCGCAGACCTGAGGGGCAAACCGAACCACTCCGGTTTTGCCTGGGGCAAATACGGGCCCCACATCGAACACGCCGTCCGGCATGAGCATGAGCTGCTTTGGGGATTTGAGAAAAAGGGGGGGATTTTTAAACGTTTCCGATAA
- the bluB gene encoding 5,6-dimethylbenzimidazole synthase, translated as MEAPRSGKLYSTTEADILYDIIRNRRDVRGNRFLNKPLEETVVRRVMSAALHAPSVGFSQPWEFVLIRDAAVKRAVYDSYVAEKDRSVSLFADDKQQTYQQLKLEGILEAPLNIAVFYKPSSGPVLGQTAMQEVGLYSVVCAVQNMWLMARALNIGLGWVSILDPEHVGRILGAPEQNRLVAYLCLGYTDGFYTQPELELLQWEKRKLEEAVILEEGYGRGLV; from the coding sequence ATGGAAGCCCCCCGCTCAGGCAAGCTCTACTCAACCACAGAAGCCGACATTCTCTACGACATCATCCGCAACCGCCGGGACGTCCGTGGCAACCGTTTCCTGAACAAACCCCTGGAAGAAACGGTCGTCCGGCGCGTGATGTCGGCGGCCTTGCATGCCCCATCGGTGGGCTTTTCCCAGCCTTGGGAGTTCGTTCTGATCCGGGACGCGGCGGTAAAGCGGGCGGTGTATGACAGCTACGTGGCGGAAAAGGATAGGTCGGTGTCCCTTTTCGCGGACGACAAACAACAAACCTATCAGCAACTGAAGCTGGAGGGTATCCTGGAGGCGCCGTTGAATATTGCTGTTTTTTACAAACCTTCTTCGGGCCCCGTGCTGGGACAAACGGCTATGCAGGAGGTGGGCCTGTACAGCGTTGTTTGCGCGGTTCAAAATATGTGGCTGATGGCCCGCGCCCTGAACATCGGGCTTGGGTGGGTCAGCATCCTGGACCCGGAGCACGTGGGGCGCATCCTCGGGGCGCCGGAGCAGAACCGTCTCGTCGCCTACCTGTGCCTGGGGTATACGGATGGCTTTTATACGCAGCCGGAGCTGGAATTGTTGCAGTGGGAAAAGCGGAAGCTGGAGGAGGCGGTCATCCTGGAAGAGGGATACGGTCGAGGGTTAGTTTGA